A window from Herbaspirillum sp. meg3 encodes these proteins:
- a CDS encoding RNA polymerase sigma factor: MEPTMAQNDKHITDTVLRERVRLRNFIRTRVPDPSEAEDILQDVFFELVEACRLPEPIEQVGAWLFRVARNRIIDRFRKKKEQALPDASADAEDDDDGWLEQMLPDTDAGPEAAYARSMLLAELQDALEELPPEQREVFIAHELERRSFKELAAESGVSINTLLGRKRYAVLHLRSRLQTLYDEFNL, from the coding sequence ATGGAACCGACGATGGCTCAAAACGATAAACACATCACCGACACCGTCCTGCGCGAGCGCGTGCGGCTGCGCAACTTCATTCGCACGCGGGTACCCGACCCGAGCGAGGCAGAGGACATTTTGCAGGATGTGTTTTTCGAACTGGTGGAAGCCTGCCGTCTGCCCGAACCGATCGAACAAGTCGGTGCGTGGCTGTTTCGAGTGGCGCGCAACCGCATCATCGATCGTTTTCGCAAGAAGAAAGAGCAAGCCCTGCCGGACGCTTCCGCCGATGCGGAAGACGACGACGATGGCTGGCTCGAACAAATGCTGCCTGACACCGACGCCGGCCCGGAAGCCGCTTATGCGCGCTCCATGCTGCTGGCCGAGTTGCAGGACGCGCTGGAAGAACTGCCGCCGGAGCAACGCGAAGTCTTTATCGCGCATGAGCTGGAGCGGCGCAGCTTTAAAGAACTGGCCGCCGAAAGCGGCGTGAGCATCAACACGCTGCTGGGGCGCAAACGCTATGCGGTACTGCATCTGCGGTCACGCCTGCAAACCCTATATGACGAGTTCAATTTGTAG
- a CDS encoding sensor domain-containing diguanylate cyclase, translating to MTVLRADVSDKHGFGIGLSGGAGATVSLRLPGHPMSEPDERLGRLLWNITSLAGLLCDAPITMISQLQGEFDCSERGALTMTAAVALDSGVDHRRQWWRFAGQSSVVCSTADFSLCETAVTTPDRITEIGDLRLDSRCADLAMLKTVPEARFYAAIPLSDQHGELIGTLCVLDRVPRRLTSHQRDGLRLLAQQFMEQLEMHRDMQQLQRQTLTDALTGVGNRRGFDRRLHEEWSRHIRSGAALSLLMIDVDKFKQYNDVYGHPAGDVILNLLCELLRMPLRASDFVARYGGDEFSIILPNTPQAGAQLVVDRIQTMLTTAQWPNCMVTVSVGIATLEPEEACDFATLLARADQAMYLCKRSRREADKRD from the coding sequence ATGACAGTTTTGCGGGCGGACGTCAGCGATAAACACGGTTTCGGCATCGGCCTCAGCGGCGGTGCGGGAGCGACCGTATCCTTACGCCTTCCCGGACATCCCATGAGCGAGCCCGACGAACGTCTGGGCCGCCTGCTGTGGAACATCACTTCGCTGGCCGGCCTGCTTTGCGATGCGCCGATCACCATGATCTCGCAATTGCAGGGCGAATTCGATTGCTCCGAACGCGGAGCCTTGACGATGACGGCTGCCGTTGCCCTTGACAGCGGTGTCGATCATCGCCGCCAATGGTGGCGTTTTGCAGGACAGTCGAGCGTGGTGTGCAGCACCGCCGACTTCAGCCTCTGCGAAACCGCCGTCACCACACCCGACCGTATTACCGAAATCGGCGACCTTCGCCTCGACAGCCGTTGCGCCGATCTGGCCATGTTGAAGACCGTGCCCGAGGCGCGCTTCTATGCGGCGATCCCACTGAGCGATCAACACGGTGAACTCATCGGGACGCTATGCGTACTTGACCGCGTGCCGCGCCGTCTTACATCGCATCAGCGCGATGGCTTGCGCCTGCTGGCCCAGCAGTTCATGGAACAGTTGGAAATGCATCGCGATATGCAGCAGTTGCAGCGCCAGACGCTGACCGATGCGTTGACCGGCGTCGGCAATCGCCGCGGGTTTGATCGCCGCCTGCACGAAGAATGGTCGCGCCATATTCGTAGTGGCGCCGCCTTGTCGCTGCTGATGATCGATGTCGACAAGTTCAAGCAATACAACGATGTCTACGGCCATCCGGCCGGCGACGTCATCCTGAATCTGCTGTGCGAGTTGCTGCGCATGCCGCTGCGCGCCAGCGACTTCGTGGCGCGCTACGGCGGCGACGAGTTTTCCATCATCCTGCCCAATACGCCGCAGGCGGGTGCGCAACTGGTGGTGGATCGGATTCAGACCATGCTGACGACGGCGCAGTGGCCGAACTGCATGGTGACCGTCAGCGTCGGCATCGCCACGCTGGAGCCGGAAGAAGCCTGTGATTTCGCCACGCTGCTGGCACGTGCCGATCAG